The sequence GGTGGGGCTCCTGGGGGCCTTCGCCTACTTCCTCACCTACGTGGCCTCCTTCCACCTCGCCTACCTGTTCGCCGTCCGCATCCATGGCGGGCTGGGCTTCCTCGGGGGAGTCTTGGTGGCCCTCAAGCAGACGATGGGGGACAGCACCATCTTGAAGGTGCCTCAGGTCAGAATGAAGGCTGTCCCcatgctcctgctccttctcctggctctgctgcggCTCGCCGCCCTCGTTGAGAGCAATGTACTGGCCTCGTACGGCTTCGGGCTCCTCTCCAGCTGGGTCTATCTCCGTTTCTACCAGCGGCACAGTAGAGGCCGTGGAGACATGTCCGACCACTTCGCCTTTGCTACTTTCTTCCCCGAGATCTTGCAGCCCGTGGTGGGTCTGGTGGCCAACCTGGTGCACAGCATCctggtgaaggtgaaggtctgCCGCAAGACGGTCAAACGCTACGATGTGGGTGCCCCGTCATCCATCACCATCAGCCTGCCGGGGACTGACCCCCAGGACGCTGAGAGGAGAAGGTACTGCACACCCCCCTTCCACAGGGATCACGTTTACAGGCAGCGAGGGTTGGGTTTCAAATccaa is a genomic window of Pelecanus crispus isolate bPelCri1 chromosome 7, bPelCri1.pri, whole genome shotgun sequence containing:
- the TMEM115 gene encoding transmembrane protein 115 — translated: MRRYLPVARQHFLAALAGTSVVVKSLSAAVLLLYLLSFGLDTAYGLGVTPGYLLPPNFWVWTLLTHGLVEERAWGLAASLATLGAAGRLLEPLWGALELLVFFAVVNISVGLLGAFAYFLTYVASFHLAYLFAVRIHGGLGFLGGVLVALKQTMGDSTILKVPQVRMKAVPMLLLLLLALLRLAALVESNVLASYGFGLLSSWVYLRFYQRHSRGRGDMSDHFAFATFFPEILQPVVGLVANLVHSILVKVKVCRKTVKRYDVGAPSSITISLPGTDPQDAERRRQLALKALNERLKRVEDQSAWPSMEDDEEEAGAKADSPLLPDPNTAGKSAGQESSLITFQDAPSQL